One stretch of Cheilinus undulatus linkage group 5, ASM1832078v1, whole genome shotgun sequence DNA includes these proteins:
- the smarcad1a gene encoding SWI/SNF-related matrix-associated actin-dependent regulator of chromatin subfamily A containing DEAD/H box 1A isoform X1, whose translation MSRFNLDRFRFDKNEPKINKDDDSSPKSSESEKENKPAKMKSVKALAKTHNRGVVFEDVDTIDLEDDEPVFKTKNREQRAIKSTSPRKKSSKMAAHDDTDDEDQDMEEKMSKLLEIFPQLSRTELLDVISSTSTLEGAIAACIFQYGDKEEENKSKKRKQDGSSSSQDSQEIPPSKKRKSSVAFEDEDDADRKPSFEKQEAMVRRLQKKFPDLDKEELRMVLQEHDWNYEYAMQALQVFSDPDSTSFSSNEAEEDDSRLNSKEKSHSDHRESKNHKDREDDSSDDTDATKDSENESDDSEGPAIRSKTSTLSSWLSLSTPPVSSSTSFNKQTTTSSSLKSSSSSTTQTQSRFVSGTTIAKKQAAESKRKARASDKYDSSGGESDDDEDAVSSEFEDSDEELNTKDSGMTDIKREILTFFQDATIDEMSLIAGCSVKKALKIVELRPYDSWQSLVDVFHKENGLSEDLLVGCRVVLRERKVVLGLMSKCETISSKMTQQVASVVDAGTGTMKQPDVLNSQFQLKPYQLIGLKWLLLLHEHNLSGILADEMGLGKTIQAIAFLSQLYQNGIEGPHLIVVPASTLDNWVRELKLWCPTLKVLVYYGSVEDRRYLRHDILNDASGLNVIVTTYNLAIGNDSDRSLFRKLSLTYAVFDEGHMLKNMNTLRYRHLMAINAERRLLLTGTPLQNNLLELMSLLNFIMPSMFSSTTTQLSKMFSMKSHEEQSRFERDRISQAKLIMKPFILRRVKSEVLKQLPAKEEKVESCSMSEKQKVLYQSLFQRLKGSTNGEKRELCNAMMQLRKMANHPLLHRQYYTTEKLKTMSKLMLKEPTHFDAVPALIQEDMEVMSDFELHNLCLQYSSISSYKLENDLLLDSGKFHHLTELLAKLKNKGDRVVLFSQFTMMLDIVEVLLKHLQHRYVRLDGSTPIADRIMLIDEFNTDPDIFIFLLSTRAGGLGINLTSANVVILHDIDCNPYNDKQAEDRCHRVGQTRTVKVIRLISKDSIEDCILQLGQKKLKLEQDMTAAEESGEGTIPEDMASLLKASLGL comes from the exons atGAGTCGGTTTAATTTAGACCGTTTTCGTTTTGACAAGAATGAACCGAAGATTAACAAAGACGACGACAGCAGCCCCAAAAGTTCAGAATCTGAAAAGGAGAACAAACCAG CTAAGATGAAATCTGTCAAAGCTCTTGCAAAGACCCACAACAGAGGAGTGGTTTTTGAGGATGTCGATACAATAGATCTGGAGGATGATGAACCTGTTTTCAAAACCAAAAACAGAGAACAACGAGCCATTAAATCCAC GAGTCCAAGGAAGAAGTCTTCAAAAATGGCAGCTCATGATGACACAGATGATGAAGACCAAGATATGGAGGAGAAAATGAGCAAACTACTGGAGATCTTTCCTCAGCTTTCAAGGACAGAGTTACTGGAT GTCATAAGCAGCACAAGCACTCTGGAGGGGGCTATAGCTGCATGTATTTTTCAGTATGGGGACAAAGAAG aagaaaataaaagcaagaagAGAAAGCAGGATGGGTCCAGCAGTTCTCAGGACAGCCAAGAGATTCCTCCCAGCAAGAAGAGGAAATCATCAGTG GCttttgaagatgaagatgatgcaGACAGAAAGCCAAGCTTTGAGAAGCAGGAAGCCATGGTCCGAAGACTGCAGAAGAAGTTTCCTGATCTTGACAAGGAG GAGCTGCGTATGGTGTTACAGGAACATGATTGGAATTATGAGTATGCTATGCAGGCTCTACAAGTCTTCTCAGACCCAG ATAGTACCAGCTTCAGCTCCAACGAGGCAGAAGAAGATGATTCCAGATTGAATAGCAAAGAAAAGTCACACAGTGATCACAGAGAGTCGAAGAATCACAAAGACCGTGAAGATGACAGTTCAGATGATACAGACGCTACAAAGGACAGCGAAAATGAATCTGATGATAGTGAAGGTCCTGCAATCAGAAGTAAAACTTCCACTCTGTCTTCCTGGCTATCATTAAGTACCCCCCCAGTGTCCTCATCAACCtcttttaacaaacaaacaactacCTCTTCCTCATTGAAGTCATCATCCTCCTCCACAACTCAGACACAGTCCAGGTTTGTCAGCGGGACCACGATAGCCAAGAAGCAGGCAGCAGAGAGTAAAAGGAAAGCTCGGGCATCAGACAAATACGACAGCTCTGGAGGTgaaagtgatgatgatgaagacgcTGTTAGCAGTGAGTTTGAGGACTCAGACGAGGAGCTGAACACTAAAGATTCCGGCATGACAGACATAAAGAGAGAGATACTTACGTTTTTCCAGGATGCAACAATAGATGAAATGTCACTTATCGCTGGCTGCTCTGTTAAAAAGGCCCTGAAGATTGTGGAGCTGAGACCCTATGATAGCTGGCAAAGCCTG GTTGATGTTTTTCATAAAGAAAACGGGCTGTCAGAGGACTTACTGGTGGGCTGCAGAGTTGTCCTCAGAGAAAGAAAGGTTGTCCTGGGGCTTATGTCCAAATGTGAGACCATTTCTTCAAAAATGACCCAGCAGGTCGCTTCAGTAGTGGATGCAGGGACGGGGACCATGAAACAGCCCGATGTGCTTAACAGCCA GTTCCAGCTGAAACCCTATCAGCtgattggtttaaagtggctgCTGCTTCTGCATGAGCACAATTTGAGTGGAATCCTTGCTGATGAAATG GGTTTGGGGAAAACCATTCAGGCAATAGCTTTTCTGTCTCAACTTTACCAGAATGGAATTGAAGGCCCTCACCTCATCGTTGTGCCGGCTTCTACACTGG ATAACTGGGTCAGAGAGCTGAAGCTGTGGTGTCCAACCCTCAAGGTTTTAGTCTATTATG GATCTGTGGAGGACCGCCGCTACCTCAGACACGACATCCTCAATGATGCTTCTGGGCTCAATGTTATTGTGACCAC GTATAACTTGGCCATAGGAAACGATAGTGACCGTAGCCTTTTCCGTAAGCTAAGTCTGACatatgcagtgtttgatgaGGGTCACATGCTGAAGAACATGAACACTCTGCGCTACCGCCACCTTATGGCGATCAAT GCAGAGCGCCGCTTGCTGCTGACAGGAACTCCTTTACAGAACAACCTCTTAGAGCTGATGTCTCTGCTGAACTTTATAATGCCTTCAATGTTTTCGAGCACCACCACACAGCTCTCTAAAATGTTTTCTATG aaatcCCACGAGGAGCAGAGCCGCTTTGAGAGGGATCGAATTTCTCAGGCCAAACTCATCATGAAGCCTTTTATCCTCAGAAGAGTCAAGAGTGAG gtGCTCAAACAGCTGCCAGCCAAAGAAGAGAAGGTGGAGTCCTGCTCAATGAGTGAGAAACAGAAAGTCCTCTACCAGTCCCTCTTCCAGAGACTCAAAGGATCCACTAATGGCGAGA AGCGTGAGTTGTGTAATGCCATGATGCAGCTGAGGAAGATGGCCAATCACCCTCTGCTTCACAGACAGTATTACACCACAGAGAAGCTAAAAACCATGAGCAAACTCATGCTCAAG GAACCAACCCACTTTGATGCAGTACCAGCTCTTATTCAGGAAGACATGGAAGTGATGTCAGACTTTGAGCTACATAATCTGTGCCTGCAATACTCGTCCATCAGCTCCTACAAGCTTGAAAATGATCTCCTGCTCGACTCTGGGAAATTCCACCACCTCACAGAGTTGTTGgccaaactgaaaaataag GGAGACCGAGTGGTATTATTCAGTCAGTTCACCATGATGCTGGACATCGTTGAAGTGCTGCTGAAACATCTTCAGCATCGATATGTTAGACTGGATGGATCCACGCCGATAGCTGACAG AATCATGCTGATTGATGAATTCAACACAGATCCAGACATCTTTATCTTCCTGCTGTCCACACGTGCTGGTGGCCTGGGCATCAACCTCACCTCAGCAAATGTTGTCATCCTGCATGACATAGACTGCAATCCATACAACGACAAACAGGCAGAGGACAGA
- the smarcad1a gene encoding SWI/SNF-related matrix-associated actin-dependent regulator of chromatin subfamily A containing DEAD/H box 1A isoform X2 gives MKSVKALAKTHNRGVVFEDVDTIDLEDDEPVFKTKNREQRAIKSTSPRKKSSKMAAHDDTDDEDQDMEEKMSKLLEIFPQLSRTELLDVISSTSTLEGAIAACIFQYGDKEEENKSKKRKQDGSSSSQDSQEIPPSKKRKSSVAFEDEDDADRKPSFEKQEAMVRRLQKKFPDLDKEELRMVLQEHDWNYEYAMQALQVFSDPDSTSFSSNEAEEDDSRLNSKEKSHSDHRESKNHKDREDDSSDDTDATKDSENESDDSEGPAIRSKTSTLSSWLSLSTPPVSSSTSFNKQTTTSSSLKSSSSSTTQTQSRFVSGTTIAKKQAAESKRKARASDKYDSSGGESDDDEDAVSSEFEDSDEELNTKDSGMTDIKREILTFFQDATIDEMSLIAGCSVKKALKIVELRPYDSWQSLVDVFHKENGLSEDLLVGCRVVLRERKVVLGLMSKCETISSKMTQQVASVVDAGTGTMKQPDVLNSQFQLKPYQLIGLKWLLLLHEHNLSGILADEMGLGKTIQAIAFLSQLYQNGIEGPHLIVVPASTLDNWVRELKLWCPTLKVLVYYGSVEDRRYLRHDILNDASGLNVIVTTYNLAIGNDSDRSLFRKLSLTYAVFDEGHMLKNMNTLRYRHLMAINAERRLLLTGTPLQNNLLELMSLLNFIMPSMFSSTTTQLSKMFSMKSHEEQSRFERDRISQAKLIMKPFILRRVKSEVLKQLPAKEEKVESCSMSEKQKVLYQSLFQRLKGSTNGEKRELCNAMMQLRKMANHPLLHRQYYTTEKLKTMSKLMLKEPTHFDAVPALIQEDMEVMSDFELHNLCLQYSSISSYKLENDLLLDSGKFHHLTELLAKLKNKGDRVVLFSQFTMMLDIVEVLLKHLQHRYVRLDGSTPIADRIMLIDEFNTDPDIFIFLLSTRAGGLGINLTSANVVILHDIDCNPYNDKQAEDRCHRVGQTRTVKVIRLISKDSIEDCILQLGQKKLKLEQDMTAAEESGEGTIPEDMASLLKASLGL, from the exons ATGAAATCTGTCAAAGCTCTTGCAAAGACCCACAACAGAGGAGTGGTTTTTGAGGATGTCGATACAATAGATCTGGAGGATGATGAACCTGTTTTCAAAACCAAAAACAGAGAACAACGAGCCATTAAATCCAC GAGTCCAAGGAAGAAGTCTTCAAAAATGGCAGCTCATGATGACACAGATGATGAAGACCAAGATATGGAGGAGAAAATGAGCAAACTACTGGAGATCTTTCCTCAGCTTTCAAGGACAGAGTTACTGGAT GTCATAAGCAGCACAAGCACTCTGGAGGGGGCTATAGCTGCATGTATTTTTCAGTATGGGGACAAAGAAG aagaaaataaaagcaagaagAGAAAGCAGGATGGGTCCAGCAGTTCTCAGGACAGCCAAGAGATTCCTCCCAGCAAGAAGAGGAAATCATCAGTG GCttttgaagatgaagatgatgcaGACAGAAAGCCAAGCTTTGAGAAGCAGGAAGCCATGGTCCGAAGACTGCAGAAGAAGTTTCCTGATCTTGACAAGGAG GAGCTGCGTATGGTGTTACAGGAACATGATTGGAATTATGAGTATGCTATGCAGGCTCTACAAGTCTTCTCAGACCCAG ATAGTACCAGCTTCAGCTCCAACGAGGCAGAAGAAGATGATTCCAGATTGAATAGCAAAGAAAAGTCACACAGTGATCACAGAGAGTCGAAGAATCACAAAGACCGTGAAGATGACAGTTCAGATGATACAGACGCTACAAAGGACAGCGAAAATGAATCTGATGATAGTGAAGGTCCTGCAATCAGAAGTAAAACTTCCACTCTGTCTTCCTGGCTATCATTAAGTACCCCCCCAGTGTCCTCATCAACCtcttttaacaaacaaacaactacCTCTTCCTCATTGAAGTCATCATCCTCCTCCACAACTCAGACACAGTCCAGGTTTGTCAGCGGGACCACGATAGCCAAGAAGCAGGCAGCAGAGAGTAAAAGGAAAGCTCGGGCATCAGACAAATACGACAGCTCTGGAGGTgaaagtgatgatgatgaagacgcTGTTAGCAGTGAGTTTGAGGACTCAGACGAGGAGCTGAACACTAAAGATTCCGGCATGACAGACATAAAGAGAGAGATACTTACGTTTTTCCAGGATGCAACAATAGATGAAATGTCACTTATCGCTGGCTGCTCTGTTAAAAAGGCCCTGAAGATTGTGGAGCTGAGACCCTATGATAGCTGGCAAAGCCTG GTTGATGTTTTTCATAAAGAAAACGGGCTGTCAGAGGACTTACTGGTGGGCTGCAGAGTTGTCCTCAGAGAAAGAAAGGTTGTCCTGGGGCTTATGTCCAAATGTGAGACCATTTCTTCAAAAATGACCCAGCAGGTCGCTTCAGTAGTGGATGCAGGGACGGGGACCATGAAACAGCCCGATGTGCTTAACAGCCA GTTCCAGCTGAAACCCTATCAGCtgattggtttaaagtggctgCTGCTTCTGCATGAGCACAATTTGAGTGGAATCCTTGCTGATGAAATG GGTTTGGGGAAAACCATTCAGGCAATAGCTTTTCTGTCTCAACTTTACCAGAATGGAATTGAAGGCCCTCACCTCATCGTTGTGCCGGCTTCTACACTGG ATAACTGGGTCAGAGAGCTGAAGCTGTGGTGTCCAACCCTCAAGGTTTTAGTCTATTATG GATCTGTGGAGGACCGCCGCTACCTCAGACACGACATCCTCAATGATGCTTCTGGGCTCAATGTTATTGTGACCAC GTATAACTTGGCCATAGGAAACGATAGTGACCGTAGCCTTTTCCGTAAGCTAAGTCTGACatatgcagtgtttgatgaGGGTCACATGCTGAAGAACATGAACACTCTGCGCTACCGCCACCTTATGGCGATCAAT GCAGAGCGCCGCTTGCTGCTGACAGGAACTCCTTTACAGAACAACCTCTTAGAGCTGATGTCTCTGCTGAACTTTATAATGCCTTCAATGTTTTCGAGCACCACCACACAGCTCTCTAAAATGTTTTCTATG aaatcCCACGAGGAGCAGAGCCGCTTTGAGAGGGATCGAATTTCTCAGGCCAAACTCATCATGAAGCCTTTTATCCTCAGAAGAGTCAAGAGTGAG gtGCTCAAACAGCTGCCAGCCAAAGAAGAGAAGGTGGAGTCCTGCTCAATGAGTGAGAAACAGAAAGTCCTCTACCAGTCCCTCTTCCAGAGACTCAAAGGATCCACTAATGGCGAGA AGCGTGAGTTGTGTAATGCCATGATGCAGCTGAGGAAGATGGCCAATCACCCTCTGCTTCACAGACAGTATTACACCACAGAGAAGCTAAAAACCATGAGCAAACTCATGCTCAAG GAACCAACCCACTTTGATGCAGTACCAGCTCTTATTCAGGAAGACATGGAAGTGATGTCAGACTTTGAGCTACATAATCTGTGCCTGCAATACTCGTCCATCAGCTCCTACAAGCTTGAAAATGATCTCCTGCTCGACTCTGGGAAATTCCACCACCTCACAGAGTTGTTGgccaaactgaaaaataag GGAGACCGAGTGGTATTATTCAGTCAGTTCACCATGATGCTGGACATCGTTGAAGTGCTGCTGAAACATCTTCAGCATCGATATGTTAGACTGGATGGATCCACGCCGATAGCTGACAG AATCATGCTGATTGATGAATTCAACACAGATCCAGACATCTTTATCTTCCTGCTGTCCACACGTGCTGGTGGCCTGGGCATCAACCTCACCTCAGCAAATGTTGTCATCCTGCATGACATAGACTGCAATCCATACAACGACAAACAGGCAGAGGACAGA